From Salvia splendens isolate huo1 chromosome 3, SspV2, whole genome shotgun sequence, a single genomic window includes:
- the LOC121796003 gene encoding pentatricopeptide repeat-containing protein At3g26630, chloroplastic-like, whose product MNPCYSLRTLDVLPARTFQPTPRSIFSPQEALLLLQKCANFKQVKQIHAKIIRTTLHHNQVIVARLIRLCSSYRELDYAALVFQHVDNPSTFVWNMLIRTYTLNDFPHRAIQFYNLMVFRGVAVDKFTFPFVMKACLAISSVDKAKEVYAVAVKSGFLGDVYLDNVLIDLYMKCGAVDDALKLFDKMRHRSVVSWTTVIAGLVLNGRMDIAQKVFDKMPTRNVVSWTAMINGYAKSDEPEMAFKLYTEMQRDNVSPNEYTLVALLTASAELESLKLGRWVHEYAIKNGFEIGVFLGTALIDMYSKCGSLEYAKRVFMEMESKSVATWNTMISSLGVHGQVEEAIAVFEEMERRNVQPDAITFAGVLSASVQTGEVNTVRTYLYYMVQRYGIEPSFEHYVCLFEMYLAKLNLEPSDRTSS is encoded by the coding sequence ATGAACCCATGCTATTCACTGAGAACTCTTGATGTTTTACCGGCAAGAACCTTCCAGCCAACGCCGAGGTCAATTTTCTCTCCTCAAGAAGCCCTCCTATTGCTCCAAAAATGCGCCAATTTCAAACAGGTGAAGCAAATCCACGCCAAAATCATCCGCACCACCCTCCACCACAACCAAGTAATCGTCGCCAGATTGATTCGCCTCTGCTCTTCCTATCGGGAGCTGGATTACGCAGCTCTAGTGTTCCAACACGTCGACAATCCCTCCACTTTCGTTTGGAATATGCTCATCAGAACGTACACCCTCAACGATTTCCCGCATCGTGctattcaattttataatttgatgGTTTTCCGAGGCGTTGCTGTGGATAAATTCACGTTCCCGTTTGTTATGAAAGCGTGCCTCGCGATTTCTTCCGTCGACAAGGCGAAGGAGGTTTATGCGGTTGCTGTTAAATCTGGGTTTCTTGGAGATGTATATTTGGATAACGTTTTGATAGATTTGTATATGAAATGTGGGGCTGTCGATGACGCGCTCAAGTTGTTCGACAAAATGCGGCACAGAAGCGTTGTTTCCTGGACAACTGTAATCGCAGGGCTTGTGCTTAACGGGAGAATGGATATTGCTCAGAAGGTTTTCGACAAAATGCCGACAAGAAATGTGGTTTCTTGGACGGCGATGATCAATGGCTACGCCAAGAGTGACGAACCGGAGATGGCGTTCAAGCTCTACACGGAGATGCAGCGTGATAACGTCAGCCCCAACGAGTACACGCTGGTTGCCCTCCTGACGGCCTCGGCCGAGCTGGAGAGCCTCAAACTGGGCCGTTGGGTGCACGAATACGCCATCAAGAACGGGTTCGAGATTGGGGTGTTTCTGGGGACGGCTCTCATCGACATGTATAGCAAATGCGGAAGTTTGGAGTATGCCAAGCGCGTGTTCATGGAGATGGAGAGTAAGAGCGTGGCAACATGGAACACAATGATCTCGAGCCTAGGGGTTCACGGGCAGGTTGAAGAAGCCATTGCCGTTTTCGAAGAAATGGAGAGGAGGAATGTTCAACCAGATGCCATAACGTTTGCTGGGGTTCTCAGCGCCTCCGTGCAGACAGGCGAAGTCAACACGGTCCGTACATACTTATACTACATGGTGCAACGATACGGCATCGAGCCGAGCTTCGAGCATTATGTTTGCCTCTTTGAAATGTATTTGGCAAAGCTCAATCTAGAGCCCTCTGATCGTACTAGTTCGTGA